GGCCAGTTCCAGCATGAACTGGCTGACGGAGCCTTCGCTGACGGTGGCCGCCAGTTCGCCATTCGCGCTGGCCAGCATGGCGGAAATGGAATTGCCGTGGCCCGTCAGCGCCGCATCGCCATATACTTCACCGAAGCTCGCCTGCATCGATTGCAGCTTGGGAAACAGTTCGCGAATCTTGAGGTGGCGCGCCGCCACCTTGGCTTGCGCGGCGATGGTTTTTTGACGGCCGTCGAGCGTGATGTTCGAGGTGATGTCGCCGCCGGCCATGCCGAAATTGAGCGGCGTTAAACTCAGCACCTTGTCTTTCATGTGGATGTTGGCGACGATGTCGTTGAGCGGGATATCGTGCGTGCGCACCAGTTTCTTGCCCGTAAATTTCACGTCGGCGTCGAGCGCATCCCATTTCGCCGTATTGAACTGTTCCACCGGCAAGGCTTTATTGTCGGGCTGCACGGGCGCCTTGCCGCGCGCCTGTTTCCGCGCATTGCTGTCGGCGCCGATGGTGGGGCCCAGGTCTTCCAGGCGCAATTGCTGCGACGTCACCTCGCCGCGCAGCAAGGGGCGGGGCTGGCGCGACAAATACTGCAGGGTGCCGGCCAGGTCGCTCTGGCCCACCGTGCCCTTAAAATTCTGATAAGTCCAGTTCCAGCTGGCGCCGTCCTTCTTGCCCAGCAGGCGGCCTTTGGTGGCGTAGTCCGGCGTTTCCGGCAGCAGCAGGCCCGTCAGCGGGTACAGGTCAGCCATGCTGGCGCCGGCCAGGCTCAGCTGCAAATCGATGCCGGACAGCGAGCGCGGGTCGGTCAGGGTGCCATCGATGCTGGCCTTGTTCTTGCCCAGTACGGCATGCGCTTGCACGGGATACACGGTGTTATTGTCGGTCAATGACAGCACGGCGCCCGCCTTGCCGCCGCCCGTCACGGGCGCCTTGCGGTAGCTGCCGCCCAGGGTGAAGGCGATGCCGTATTTCTGCACGGGAGCGTTGCCTGACGCATCGCCCGGCGTGGCGTCGGGCGCCGTCGAGCTGACCTTGGCTTGCACGTCGAGCGCGATGCCTTCGTCCAGGTAGCGGATGGCGCCGTCGCCGAAGGCCATGCGCTGGATTTCCACGTCCCATGCCGAAGGACCGTTATCCTTCAAGGTCCAGCTGTTGCTGCCGTCGGCGCGCCGCTGCAAGGCGATA
This window of the Janthinobacterium agaricidamnosum genome carries:
- a CDS encoding AsmA family protein — translated: MTRSTPLNILGWSLAALLALIAIVAIFVLTFDWNRARPYINEKVSESTGRSFVIGGDLQVTWKQGLKTEPGWRRYVPRPVISAHDVRMSNPDWATAGPQLASAKRIDLAIHPLPLLQHRVVLTDLALDAPNIALQRRADGSNSWTLKDNGPSAWDVEIQRMAFGDGAIRYLDEGIALDVQAKVSSTAPDATPGDASGNAPVQKYGIAFTLGGSYRKAPVTGGGKAGAVLSLTDNNTVYPVQAHAVLGKNKASIDGTLTDPRSLSGIDLQLSLAGASMADLYPLTGLLLPETPDYATKGRLLGKKDGASWNWTYQNFKGTVGQSDLAGTLQYLSRQPRPLLRGEVTSQQLRLEDLGPTIGADSNARKQARGKAPVQPDNKALPVEQFNTAKWDALDADVKFTGKKLVRTHDIPLNDIVANIHMKDKVLSLTPLNFGMAGGDITSNITLDGRQKTIAAQAKVAARHLKIRELFPKLQSMQASFGEVYGDAALTGHGNSISAMLASANGELAATVSEGSVSQFMLELAGLNLANAVFVKIFGDKQVHLNCLASDFAVTNGQADVRRFVLDTDTAVVNITGNVNLATETLDLDVRPRTKGARIITLRTPLYAKGTFKNPDVGPQKGPLALKAGAAVALATAVTPLAALLPLINVDKAPDTDCAAVMAQANATRKAPASPATNAPAKKVSEAEIKKAQQEKK